In Manis pentadactyla isolate mManPen7 chromosome 3, mManPen7.hap1, whole genome shotgun sequence, a single window of DNA contains:
- the TMEM70 gene encoding transmembrane protein 70, mitochondrial yields the protein MLLLALGGLWASGLRLGWKRTVPWAGTALGAHRAAVSRAASRSCLSGLFGGSSVGLRGAAPLLRCPLQGQIPVCWERYVQCSHTQLEKSENGRLIYTGNLARTVFGVKCFSYSTSVISLAVLPYIFAQNNIVFGSLPLQILFYGIIGSFTVITPALLHFVTKGYVIRLYHEATTDTYKAITYNVVLSETSTVFHQNDVKIPNSTHVFTTFYAKTKSLLVNPVLFPNPEDYNHLMGYDKPFTFDMEEASEKKQLKDEK from the exons ATGTTGCTTTTGGCGTTGGGTGGCCTCTGGGCATCGGGGCTGCGACTCGGCTGGAAGAGGACTGTTCCGTGGGCAGGCACCGCGCTCGGAGCCCACAGGGCTGCTGTCTCACGGGCCGCCTCCCGCAGCTGCCTCTCAGGGCTGTTTGGTGGCAGCAGCGTGGGGCTGCGGGGTGCTGCACCGCTTCTCCGGTGTCCCCTGCAAGGGCAG ATACCTGTTTGTTGGGAAAGATATGTTCAGTGTTCACATACACAacttgaaaaatcagaaaatggaaGACTGATTTATACTGGGAATTTGGCCCGAACAGTATTTG gtGTGAAATGTTTCTCTTATTCTACAAGTGTGATCAGCCTTGCAGTTCTACCATACATTTTTGCacaaaataatattgtatttgGAAGTCTGCCTTTGCAAATCTTATTTTATGGCATCATAGGAAGCTTTACAGTGATCACTCCAGCACTGCTTCACTTTGTTACAAAAGGCTATGTCATTCGGTTATACCATGAAGCCACAACAGACACTTATAAAGCCATTACTTATAACGTTGTGCTTTCAGAAACAAGTACAGTGTTTCACCAGAATGATGTGAAGATTCCAAACAGCACACATGTGTTTACCACATTTTATGCTAAAACCAAGTCGCTGTTAGTTAATCCAGTGCTCTTTCCAAACCCTGAAGACTATAACCATCTAATGGGTTATGACAAACCATTCACTTTCGATATGGAGGAAGCCAGTGAAAAGAAACAGCTTAAAGATGAGAAATGA